The following are encoded together in the Paraburkholderia dioscoreae genome:
- a CDS encoding type VI secretion protein, which produces MTTLSAIFNGVAMICQQNALIWGFAFAVALWRLMQTSTTAALRSPTGQGAAVLASGPMNTLIPFILAMTLTNPMLQGTVQLESTINGALTEVDHVPLAISVIPVGASILSQDVDKLVSTAYQSVNLQYPTISATANGFLNPLKVLLSARTSMVRLGGIDSEVKTVLSSCLGPDSGVNYANIQNLVMNAGNTGATSAQSIEINGVNPTAIGALLYQASSNTNGMVNDPGLNSTNILSCYDAANQVANDITNALNSVEFTRVVQGAVNGMDQPVPGADYSFNKLATQYNAVATSNTLGGVFAGGTAQSNGEFMNLLFSEMVQNDLNCLRASSDTLTQCQATALQAAEIERNNLQQAAAEVPMLRYAGSFGNYLIALIIGLGPVIIMLMMFAGVDSGKSIKTAAHIMVWPILVVNVGAEIVNGMLYIDVANFLQSVRQGGWISQANTFAAYKQLSLQIGVGSHIMASLPVLMSLIFGLGESSAMTSVATTIAPKSSDTADNVAPVPAVTRPMFENSSIAHATQMPNGQANLAMNGSLEAVSTSTTFGNLSRDASQSLTKAQTQTQSIEAGQQNMRMWAEAAQKHDFSALGVDNSIGEQIVSGWEHRLNGSRNKHSGNSVAGVKANENGANAGGQVAAGLSADTREGPGGSLSGSVSAGGSTSASDRLQASTDAGTNVSYDDSKALTNAIHDTIAANRHSSAGQQAAKDLSHTLQTQESFQQTLSQVNSVTDATANAVHDSSSFVQASSQIKAPELLWQKDANPEFAAFQAINGRQFDEHPTTQKYAQIAANDAASGATDKVIGSPEGQQVVNRHRAAVLMAQDPNASVADRAMATSYLAAEGQAMQHMRYMPGDTTMKNFEVGSPVDRTGVNAPALMGAVQRAAPALPVPAVPPTQRGTGDGAIPAPANSAQRQSQSSGAQPAGGSTVAPAVNQPVAGQSGSGANGAAAYGSPAAQLTTGQGAAGLAVTPAANPPAAGQAGSVAGAAAATAPAAAQSGQGSGVPVASSSAPAHPHHPAATRQTAMRANQPPTAGQATELRPPPLPRDAGQQNLRAQRPPNLDNWNFKGEMEGKLGNDRNLVEANVDKATAQADAAGLSDKGAGTARRAAANVADNAADLARKPGSPSRTGLILDVPAAEPGPTVKVVNENGGDAPSESRPRFVRR; this is translated from the coding sequence TTGACGACGCTTAGCGCGATCTTCAATGGCGTCGCGATGATCTGCCAGCAGAATGCGCTGATCTGGGGGTTCGCATTCGCCGTCGCGCTCTGGCGGCTGATGCAGACCTCGACCACGGCAGCGCTGCGTAGTCCAACCGGGCAGGGGGCTGCAGTGCTGGCGTCCGGGCCGATGAACACGCTGATCCCGTTCATTCTTGCAATGACACTGACCAACCCGATGCTTCAGGGTACGGTGCAGCTGGAATCCACGATTAACGGCGCCCTGACGGAGGTTGATCATGTGCCGCTGGCCATTTCGGTGATCCCGGTCGGCGCGAGCATCCTTTCGCAGGACGTGGACAAACTTGTATCGACGGCCTACCAGTCAGTGAATCTGCAGTATCCGACTATATCCGCCACTGCCAATGGCTTCCTGAATCCTCTCAAGGTGTTATTGTCGGCGCGAACGTCAATGGTTCGCCTCGGTGGCATCGACTCGGAGGTCAAGACGGTGCTGTCATCCTGTCTTGGTCCCGACTCGGGCGTGAACTACGCAAACATCCAGAATCTGGTAATGAACGCGGGCAATACCGGGGCTACGTCCGCGCAGTCCATTGAGATCAACGGAGTCAATCCGACGGCAATCGGAGCGCTGCTTTATCAGGCGTCCAGCAATACCAACGGGATGGTCAACGATCCGGGCCTGAACAGCACAAACATACTGTCCTGCTACGACGCGGCTAACCAGGTGGCCAACGACATTACCAACGCACTCAACTCCGTGGAGTTCACCCGCGTTGTCCAGGGCGCGGTGAACGGTATGGACCAACCCGTTCCAGGGGCCGACTACAGCTTTAACAAGCTCGCGACGCAGTACAACGCGGTCGCAACCTCAAACACCCTTGGTGGCGTCTTCGCGGGAGGAACCGCGCAATCGAATGGCGAGTTCATGAATTTGCTGTTCTCGGAAATGGTGCAGAACGATCTGAATTGCCTGCGCGCCAGTAGCGACACGCTGACCCAATGCCAGGCGACAGCTCTGCAGGCCGCCGAGATCGAGCGCAACAATCTCCAGCAGGCCGCGGCCGAGGTTCCCATGCTGCGATACGCAGGTAGCTTCGGGAACTATCTGATCGCGCTCATCATCGGCCTAGGACCGGTCATCATCATGCTGATGATGTTTGCTGGCGTTGACTCGGGCAAGAGTATCAAAACGGCCGCGCACATCATGGTTTGGCCGATCCTCGTCGTCAACGTTGGTGCCGAAATTGTGAACGGCATGCTCTACATTGATGTCGCTAATTTCCTTCAGTCGGTTCGGCAAGGCGGGTGGATCTCGCAAGCCAATACGTTTGCCGCCTACAAGCAGCTGAGCCTTCAGATTGGAGTCGGTTCGCACATTATGGCGAGCCTGCCTGTCCTGATGAGCCTGATTTTCGGGTTAGGGGAATCATCGGCAATGACAAGCGTCGCCACGACGATCGCGCCGAAGAGTTCAGATACGGCCGATAACGTGGCGCCTGTGCCGGCCGTCACCCGTCCCATGTTCGAGAACAGTTCCATCGCACACGCGACCCAAATGCCCAATGGCCAGGCAAACCTCGCCATGAACGGATCGCTCGAGGCCGTATCGACGAGCACGACATTTGGCAACCTGTCACGGGATGCGAGTCAGTCACTGACGAAAGCGCAGACGCAAACCCAAAGCATCGAGGCCGGACAGCAGAACATGCGGATGTGGGCTGAGGCTGCACAGAAGCATGACTTTAGTGCTCTCGGTGTCGACAACTCGATCGGTGAGCAGATCGTCTCCGGTTGGGAACACCGTCTGAACGGCAGCAGGAACAAGCACTCCGGTAATAGTGTCGCAGGTGTGAAGGCGAACGAGAACGGTGCAAACGCCGGCGGACAGGTTGCCGCAGGGCTGTCTGCTGACACGAGGGAAGGGCCGGGTGGCTCCCTATCGGGTAGCGTAAGCGCGGGTGGGTCCACGAGTGCGTCTGACCGGTTGCAGGCGTCAACCGACGCTGGCACCAACGTTTCCTACGATGACTCGAAGGCACTGACCAATGCCATTCACGACACGATCGCAGCGAACCGACATAGCAGCGCCGGGCAACAGGCCGCTAAAGATCTGAGCCACACATTGCAGACGCAGGAATCCTTCCAGCAGACGCTCAGTCAGGTCAATTCAGTAACCGATGCCACGGCCAATGCCGTACACGACAGTTCCAGTTTTGTTCAGGCTTCGTCGCAGATCAAGGCGCCTGAATTGTTGTGGCAGAAAGACGCCAATCCTGAATTCGCGGCCTTCCAGGCGATCAACGGCCGGCAGTTCGATGAACACCCGACGACGCAGAAGTACGCGCAGATCGCGGCAAACGATGCGGCGAGCGGCGCGACAGACAAGGTCATCGGGAGTCCTGAGGGGCAGCAGGTAGTCAACCGACACCGCGCAGCAGTTTTGATGGCGCAGGATCCCAACGCTTCCGTTGCGGACCGCGCGATGGCGACCTCGTATCTCGCGGCTGAGGGTCAAGCGATGCAGCATATGCGGTACATGCCTGGCGATACGACCATGAAGAACTTCGAGGTCGGCAGTCCCGTCGATCGAACCGGCGTCAATGCTCCAGCTCTCATGGGAGCTGTTCAGCGGGCCGCGCCGGCTCTTCCTGTGCCGGCAGTGCCACCCACGCAGCGCGGAACGGGCGACGGGGCCATCCCAGCGCCCGCCAATTCGGCTCAACGTCAATCCCAATCCAGCGGGGCACAGCCAGCAGGGGGCAGCACGGTCGCACCGGCCGTCAATCAACCTGTCGCAGGCCAGAGTGGTTCCGGAGCGAACGGCGCCGCTGCATACGGCTCGCCTGCAGCTCAGTTGACTACCGGGCAAGGTGCGGCAGGGCTGGCAGTCACGCCGGCCGCAAATCCTCCTGCAGCAGGGCAAGCTGGTTCTGTGGCGGGCGCGGCAGCAGCGACGGCTCCTGCTGCGGCGCAATCAGGACAGGGATCGGGGGTCCCGGTTGCTTCGAGTAGTGCACCTGCCCACCCGCACCATCCCGCCGCAACCCGCCAGACGGCTATGCGTGCCAATCAGCCGCCAACTGCTGGCCAAGCCACAGAACTGCGGCCGCCACCGTTGCCGCGTGACGCCGGCCAGCAGAACTTGCGGGCGCAGCGGCCGCCTAACCTCGATAACTGGAACTTCAAGGGCGAGATGGAAGGAAAGCTCGGCAACGATCGCAATCTGGTCGAAGCGAACGTGGACAAGGCGACCGCCCAGGCGGACGCGGCGGGGCTCAGCGACAAAGGCGCCGGCACGGCTCGCAGAGCCGCGGCGAACGTCGCTGATAATGCAGCTGACCTGGCTCGCAAACCCGGAAGCCCGTCCCGTACCGGCCTTATTCTTGACGTGCCTGCAGCTGAACCCGGACCGACCGTTAAAGTAGTGAACGAAAACGGCGGAGACGCACCGAGCGAATCGCGGCCGCGTTTTGTACGCCGTTAA
- a CDS encoding helix-turn-helix domain containing protein — translation MLTDEQKTLIRKGLSKGVADTQIAESIGVKHMAVFGYRKSLGITAAQVLEVRYDTWIRLLESGMSVDLVASLYKVKPESVLNTLYRKRKFSYTEAKKRGQRAIEAEFRKALGITAQDVREQRLEAWVRLADSGMSIEAIAGIYNLKPTTVRSALRKKPRTAGASAESNSDPAAFDW, via the coding sequence ATGCTGACAGACGAACAGAAAACTCTAATTAGAAAAGGTCTGAGCAAGGGTGTCGCCGACACTCAAATCGCCGAATCCATCGGCGTGAAGCACATGGCCGTGTTTGGCTACCGCAAGTCGCTAGGAATCACGGCAGCGCAGGTGCTCGAGGTTCGTTACGACACATGGATCCGGTTGCTTGAGTCAGGCATGAGCGTCGATCTGGTCGCGTCGTTGTACAAAGTGAAGCCGGAGTCGGTGCTGAACACGCTCTACCGCAAACGTAAATTCTCATACACCGAGGCGAAGAAGCGCGGTCAACGAGCGATCGAGGCTGAATTCCGCAAGGCTCTTGGAATCACAGCGCAGGACGTGCGTGAGCAGCGTCTGGAGGCATGGGTGCGCCTTGCTGATTCCGGGATGAGCATCGAGGCGATTGCCGGCATCTACAATCTTAAGCCGACGACAGTCCGTAGCGCCTTGCGCAAGAAACCACGCACCGCTGGTGCGTCGGCAGAATCGAACTCCGACCCCGCCGCATTTGATTGGTGA
- a CDS encoding thioredoxin domain-containing protein: MKRVASLMVALLLGLPLACRAQVPAGMEQLKPYLQVKPVAGDEEAVRVFFSPSCPFSRNYFQFFKNLEATLPKEKTFSFTPLVNKADGIQFALSYLAVQKYYPAYVHNFIEASFIGVQDKGMSTANWAGIDRIGRAAHVPVSVPELVQSHADTLRESLQSLLVLQKSLEVTNTPAVAVAGTYIVTPEFTGGDAAMFSQLVNGIISMAR, from the coding sequence ATGAAGCGCGTTGCGTCCCTGATGGTGGCACTTCTCCTCGGCCTGCCGCTGGCCTGTCGAGCCCAGGTCCCGGCCGGCATGGAGCAGCTGAAGCCATACTTGCAGGTCAAGCCGGTTGCGGGCGATGAAGAGGCGGTGCGGGTATTCTTTTCGCCAAGCTGCCCGTTCTCTCGAAACTATTTCCAGTTTTTTAAAAATCTCGAAGCGACTCTACCTAAAGAGAAAACCTTTTCTTTTACGCCACTCGTTAATAAGGCGGACGGTATTCAATTCGCATTGAGTTATCTTGCGGTCCAGAAATACTACCCGGCCTACGTCCATAATTTTATCGAGGCGTCCTTTATCGGCGTCCAGGATAAAGGCATGTCTACGGCAAATTGGGCAGGAATCGACAGAATCGGTCGTGCCGCCCATGTTCCTGTGTCGGTGCCAGAGCTTGTCCAGTCACATGCGGATACGTTGCGGGAGAGTCTCCAGTCGCTTCTCGTGCTCCAGAAGTCGCTGGAGGTGACCAACACGCCGGCCGTGGCCGTCGCGGGAACCTACATCGTGACGCCTGAGTTCACGGGCGGCGATGCGGCCATGTTTAGCCAGCTCGTCAACGGCATCATTTCGATGGCGCGGTGA
- a CDS encoding GspE/PulE family protein — protein sequence MNLDSLSTDQRRAIMMVKEGSSEEAPIEQAIRNLFVWAIITGSSDVHIAGRGRGDSPDIYVNVRTPEGLRNFVFRYPGTTLGRHWETKLFQLNGTSQGATTPDIASTRFEMELPADFARDKGLKPFADAPAYMVDIRTEYTKTYNGFKFTCRLLDPQRAPKLHEIGLSYAVIRTILRTISEPSGLVLVTGPTGSGKTTLLNAMLDRLNDGTKAIHTIEQPVEIGLRGDGPIAQVQVGGNITFKRALRSSLRQDPDIIMVAEIRDAETMEIALQAAQTGHLVFATLHTNSSYETYSRAIDLTEDKARDAYRVAQVLKAVVAQRLMDRYEGPVITRRLTRDEKFWLTSNGMDLGDTISEVQSGKKTGKIALVEVIVTTPEIKALLKADRIDTSAIYRAASEQDQFEPLAVRGVRAVQAGQARMSDCVTQLEGNMDAEAHPGLRVRLAKEHALNFVQVDRAIDAYHRAADEGSTASLLSFVEAAKVDAIAEVIEQAEV from the coding sequence GTGAATCTCGACTCACTTTCAACCGATCAGCGTCGCGCGATCATGATGGTGAAGGAGGGCTCCAGCGAAGAGGCGCCGATCGAGCAGGCGATTCGCAACCTGTTTGTTTGGGCCATCATTACCGGCTCTTCGGACGTTCACATTGCAGGGCGCGGGCGAGGCGATTCGCCGGATATTTACGTGAACGTCCGAACGCCAGAAGGATTGAGGAACTTTGTATTCAGGTATCCGGGCACTACTCTGGGTAGGCACTGGGAAACCAAGCTGTTCCAGCTTAACGGCACGTCGCAAGGCGCTACAACGCCTGACATTGCGTCGACACGCTTCGAAATGGAGCTTCCGGCAGACTTCGCCAGAGACAAGGGGCTCAAACCGTTTGCCGATGCGCCGGCCTATATGGTCGACATCCGGACCGAATACACCAAGACTTATAACGGCTTTAAATTCACCTGTCGGTTGCTGGACCCGCAGCGAGCCCCGAAGCTGCACGAAATTGGTCTCTCTTACGCTGTCATACGTACGATCCTGCGCACGATTTCCGAGCCTAGCGGCTTGGTGCTTGTGACCGGTCCCACGGGTTCCGGGAAGACGACACTTCTGAATGCGATGCTGGACCGGCTGAACGACGGAACAAAAGCGATCCATACGATCGAGCAGCCGGTCGAAATCGGGCTTCGAGGTGACGGTCCGATCGCTCAGGTTCAGGTCGGCGGGAACATCACATTCAAGCGGGCGCTGCGCTCATCCTTGCGACAGGATCCTGACATCATCATGGTGGCTGAGATCCGGGACGCAGAGACGATGGAAATCGCTCTACAAGCTGCTCAGACTGGACACCTTGTGTTTGCGACACTCCATACGAACAGCAGTTACGAGACGTACTCGCGTGCAATTGACCTGACCGAGGACAAGGCGCGCGATGCATATCGAGTCGCGCAGGTTTTGAAGGCCGTGGTTGCGCAGCGTTTGATGGACCGGTACGAAGGTCCGGTGATTACCCGAAGACTCACGCGCGACGAGAAGTTCTGGCTCACGTCGAACGGCATGGATCTCGGAGACACCATTTCGGAAGTTCAGTCAGGCAAGAAGACAGGCAAGATTGCTCTGGTCGAGGTTATTGTGACGACGCCGGAGATCAAGGCGCTGCTAAAGGCCGATCGAATCGATACGTCGGCGATCTACCGAGCCGCAAGCGAGCAGGATCAGTTTGAACCGTTAGCGGTGCGCGGGGTGCGCGCCGTGCAGGCAGGACAAGCGAGGATGTCTGACTGTGTAACGCAACTTGAGGGAAATATGGATGCTGAAGCCCATCCAGGTCTGCGCGTGCGATTGGCGAAGGAGCATGCACTTAATTTCGTACAGGTAGACCGAGCCATTGATGCGTACCACAGGGCGGCAGACGAAGGCAGTACAGCAAGCCTCCTGTCCTTCGTCGAAGCGGCCAAGGTCGACGCCATTGCGGAAGTAATTGAACAGGCAGAGGTCTGA
- a CDS encoding SEL1-like repeat protein — MLTNSQCLRRPRATWSIALLAVSLSSGAVAQSEPTTPESVKSFADATFNSEVFKGFVANYQRQNAGVINSVNDAAVAQAKATLPKASEYGARIRYGTHNVVSNDGETIVSWMIEAAGADPQQRKVFLAKLADLSTRQNPEAMTFAGFVAEYGLFGEQQNVQRAIELYRTAASYNYQPAIYDLAVAAAYGKAQRADLSSAAALVSQAAAIAPEDSYRVCGLGAFLSYRQGDRQQAGRYAQSCWSDLASIPKALYDDRVTSSQKILLLRNSIATGVDDGYPLLEKVTHDAGPEPQYLACKYMLVNRYRRSLNGSALKDDAVRCYQQSAQTPTDSKESLLRINTVVPGIIGFVPTEIRTLEKLRASNHFHYAWSVPYLPFRQQDVDLFAPFVSHTKQ; from the coding sequence ATGCTTACCAACAGTCAATGCCTCCGGCGTCCGCGCGCCACGTGGTCTATAGCGCTTCTCGCCGTATCACTATCGAGCGGGGCTGTTGCTCAGAGCGAACCTACCACTCCCGAAAGCGTAAAGAGTTTCGCCGACGCAACGTTCAACTCCGAGGTCTTCAAGGGTTTTGTCGCGAACTACCAGCGCCAGAATGCGGGCGTCATCAACAGCGTGAACGATGCCGCTGTCGCCCAGGCCAAAGCAACCCTGCCCAAGGCTTCGGAATACGGAGCGAGGATCCGCTACGGAACACACAACGTGGTCAGCAACGACGGCGAGACTATCGTTTCGTGGATGATTGAAGCTGCGGGAGCTGACCCCCAGCAACGCAAGGTATTCCTCGCAAAGCTTGCGGACCTCTCGACGCGGCAGAATCCGGAGGCAATGACCTTCGCAGGCTTCGTGGCCGAATACGGCCTGTTCGGAGAGCAGCAGAATGTTCAACGGGCGATTGAGCTCTATCGCACCGCTGCGTCTTACAACTATCAGCCCGCGATCTATGATCTGGCCGTCGCCGCCGCCTATGGAAAAGCGCAGCGCGCCGATCTGAGCAGCGCAGCGGCGCTTGTGAGCCAGGCCGCTGCGATCGCGCCAGAGGACTCCTATCGTGTGTGTGGCCTTGGTGCATTCCTGAGCTACCGGCAAGGTGACCGGCAACAGGCCGGCAGGTATGCGCAGTCGTGCTGGTCGGATCTGGCGAGCATTCCCAAAGCGCTATACGACGACCGGGTAACGTCCTCGCAAAAAATCCTGCTTCTGCGCAACTCGATCGCCACAGGTGTTGACGACGGGTATCCGCTGCTCGAAAAAGTAACTCACGATGCGGGGCCCGAGCCCCAGTATCTTGCATGCAAATACATGCTCGTCAACCGCTATCGTCGTTCACTGAACGGCAGCGCTCTGAAGGATGACGCTGTGAGGTGCTATCAGCAGTCTGCACAGACGCCGACAGACTCGAAGGAGTCGTTGCTGCGGATCAATACCGTGGTTCCGGGCATTATCGGCTTTGTCCCAACTGAAATCCGCACGCTGGAAAAGCTGCGGGCGTCTAATCATTTTCACTACGCATGGAGCGTTCCGTATTTGCCGTTCCGGCAACAGGACGTTGATCTCTTTGCACCCTTCGTAAGCCATACAAAACAATAA